AGTAGGCCAGAAGACAGAGCAGCAAGAAGATCCAGAGCCAGAGCAGGAGAACACAGAACAGGAAGAGGATCCTCAGAGGAGCATCTGAAAACCCACCCAGGCTCAGGTAAGGACCAAAAACAGCAGTTTCCTCTGCCAGCAGCAGACAGCAAAGACAAAGAAGGAAGACATCTTCTGAAACTTCATACCCTCTCCACAACATCCCAGCTCTGAGGCATTCCGACTTGATCTCCCCTTCCCGTAACACCAGCAGAGGTTGCCCGTTGGTGATCTCTTGGCTGTTGGCTAAAGTTTCGTAGCAGCTTCCTGTGGCATTCTCCAGAAGGTCCAGAAGTTTGCAGAAACAGAGCCACAGTCCACCAGCAATCCCGAGCCGGGAGAGGTGACGgatggagagagacagcgaTCGACggatggagaaggagaggaggaaaaggaaagagcCAACAAAAATGCAGGTCCAGCCCCAACCAGAGCGTAAAAATATCCTGGAAGAAGAAGATTagcaaaatgtttaaattcttaAGTAAAGTCTACCTAACTCACTGAGAATGATCCTGTAGAAGAATGTTTATTCAAAAGGAAGCACCAAAGCGTTCCTAGGATGTGTGGTCTTACATTGGATTTACATAGATGTTGTCTTTACCATGTCTAACCATGTGTTAGGGTAAGGTTAATAATGTCTTATTAATTTGAACACTTTACCAGTTACAGTTGAGTTGAGTGTAGTATTGAGTTTATACTATCTTctacagctccaccaaatagtgattttttccctctaaaattctcacatggtttaatttcaataaatgttcaaatgatccaatatctcaacaaaaatcaaagattagagaaaaagtcaaaaaaatgaaaatgaaaaagatgaaTCCTCATTATACTTATGTACCTTTACTGTattactttaactacatcaagcttaTAATactaatgtacttttactgtggtATAACTTTCCATGCAAGACATTTACTTATAATAAAGTATTTGTCCTCAAGGTACATatgtaaaggatctgagtacttttTCCAACAGTggtattaatatatatatatagtgtggAATTGGGACACTGATAATTATGTCCGGAATCTTGGTCTGGAAGCCTGGCGTGGAATCGACATAAAAGACTAAAGACTGTGGTAAATACATCAGTAGGTTTAGTTTTATAATGACAAACTGAAATAATTCTGGTGTTATTCTCTGACATCAAATATTTCACATAGAGGAGGAAGATTGTGTTCATTATGAACTGCCTTCTGTCCAGGCTTCActaaaccaaccaatcaaaacACTGTCTTCCAAGAGCCAGAAGCATTTTGTTTGGACAGTGATACACAGATATGATGCAGGGCCAAGCTGATCCCTTTGTAGGCCTGCGGTGTCAGATATAACACAATAAGACTTATGATACCAAAGTAGACAGGAAGTAGCCTCACCTGTAGAGGAAGTGGGTTTTCTTGGCAAAGACGCTGTGCTGGGAGACCCAGAGGCTCAGTCCAGGACCGAACATCAACACCGCGGACAGCAACAGGTGGAATTGCTGACGGAACAGTTTGCTACCCAGGATGTGAGCGGCCAGGTCCGTCAGGACCACCAGCACCGTGTTCAGGATCATCTGGACACAGAACCAAAACTGACTGGATCTCAATGTATATCTAAATCTGAAAGTGGACTGCTGGCTGTAGACGcaagcagtgtgtttgtgtagattATCCAACTCAGACCTCTAACAGCATGCACTGTTTCATGTGATTAGGCTTGAATCCTGTGTAGACTAGTAACAGTGGATTACTTCAGCTGCACATGTGAACAATTTAAAGCATAAGACTCTGTTCATGTGTGCAATAACAAACTCAACAACAAAAGTAGTTGGAATTCAatctatacacacactaaatcaTTTTTAGAAACTGATCCATTGATGCATCGATAGAAGATTGATCAAGATCCTGCAGAGATCCAAAGCTGCAGGCTCtgtaataaaaagagaaatccACTGCTGTGACTCTGTGTATCCATGCGTAGAGTGTTCTGCATAACATGAATGAAATAACAGCTGGCTCCTAGCATTCCACAGACTCCAGATATGTGCACACTGAAATCCAATCGTGAAGTTCTTCAACCATATTACGCATTACAGTACGCTGTATCTGCTGGTAGCGTCAGTGTAGTTTAGTTGCCACTTGTGATTATTGCCTCACTCTTGTCTGCAGTCGCTCTCCAAAACACATAACTTGCTTGGCTGTAGTGTGTTTTCTTGCAGCTGCAGCAAGGTGATTTGAGTTTCAAGTCTTCTCTGACCTTGTTTGGCTGGTTTCCACGTGTCTCCTTCCTGTGCTCTGTTGTGGAATTGTCATTGGCCGCCTCTGTATGGCTTTTCTGCAGAAATGCAACGACCGCCACCAAATTCCACACAGCGGTGGCCACCGGTCCGAGAGTTGTAGCTTCAGAATACCTCCCGTCTCCAAACTGTAGCTTCTCTGCTCCCCTCTCTGTCATTGACACCCGtcctctccaacacacacacacacacacacacacacacacacataaagacacagagTATGTTCTCGCCCTGTCATATGTCGACCGGGCCTTGAAAAGTGTCACATTACTCCTACTGAGACAGTTGAAGGGACAGAAAGGTTGAGCCAATAACACTGATTCGGCTGTATTATTATGGATATCATAGGGGTTTGACTAATCTTGTATTAAACCCTAGCAGAGTTAAAGGTTGAGAGTAAGCAGGGCAGCTCTGATAACTAGTGTTACAGAAAGTCATGAATTAAAATTGTCAACAAATGAGATGTAATGTGTCGCAtcgtgtgtgttcgtgtgtatTAATAGCAGTAACCTTTGTACTGTATCTGGGCCGAGACTCAGCTGCCACAGCAGTCCATGTCAATCAATGCATGGCAACAAACTCATAGTTCACATTgactctcctctttctcttttctctctatgATATCAGTCAGTTTCACCCAGTTTCTATAAGTGACCCCGACCATGGCGACTCTATCGACTAACCACGTTGTCACCTAAGATACACAATGCTCCTTCTGCACCTTTCAACTCATACATCCTACTGTATGTAAGTCATTGTGGGTCATGCTACAATGGGCTTTTATTAAAAACCAAAGCTGGAGAAGGTAGCTGATAGAGTCATGCTGCAGCCTAGTGTCCACCAACCAAATGGACTGGAAGTAATACTATCTGTAACAAGAAGACAAACCCCAAACTATTTAAATTGGGTCAACTGGTCCACCATCAACCACAGTCCTACAAGGAAAACAGAAACtgatttaaaatccttctcttaaaacaataactaaGAACAGTGAACAATCTAAAACAGCATTATTAAAGTTGGCCCGAGGATAACATGATTTGAATGGATtctaataatataaaaagttcTTACTCTGAGCAGGAGGCATTAAACCATTAAGAACACATAAGTACATAAGGGTACATTTGCAACCCTACAACATTAAGGTCCCATTTACACCTTGTATTAACATGTAATCTGTATCTGGATAATGACATCCAATCCATGGGTCTTTGCATTTACACCTCCAAATGTAGTCCTGTCGATCCGATCTCATTGAGATCACACTGTGTTCTGAGTCTATTTACACCTTGcattaatatgtgtttttcctTATCGAGATGTGTATCCTGATGCAGATCCcattttaatgccaggtgtaaaggGGGTACAGATgatgataaaatgatttaaaaaaacataatataggAAGTTACCTGGAAAGGAGCAGGCAGTCAAATGGCAGTATTCTGATACCTGTGCTCACTGACCCAATTATCATCTGCTCCCTCTGCTAGGCCCGGCTCCCCCTAAGGGACCTGTGTCCCCTGCTATGTCTCACACAATGTCTAAAACTAtctatattaaaatatttccaaGGACAACCATGCTCACCAGACAGATGTAGGTTAGATAAATGTCTAATATAggtgtattttaaatgtgtgacgactaaaatgtaattaaacattAGGCAGGATCTTCTCATTTGGTGCACTGtccctttctgtttttcatATAACTGCTATCTGTCTTCTATCCTTGCCTGTGCTTTGTATTTCTGACATGTCTGACTCAGCTGAACTCCATCTGTTACTTTGTGTTTTAAACCTGCTGTTCTCTGTTCAGAAGTAAAGGTTGACCTCTTTTCAAAGCGTTaaatctctcttctctcattcaCACTGCAGGCCAAGAAGTTGAGCAGTTACAGACAGCTTTTGATCAACTGATCATTTATTACGTCACTTCAAAGTTAAAAGTTATAAATGCCTGCATATATAACAGGTGTAAAAAACgtaaaacacagttaaaaacatttgaaaaattgcAACAATGTTTCTACACAAAAGTTAGTTTTGTGATCAGTCTGTGATTGACTTTCAGTACTTTCACACTGAACTCACTGAACATGAGTCTGTGGTCATGCTAGCAGCTGACTgaattctttattattattctttatctttAGGAGAGCTATGACAGTTTGCAAGGTAGtgtgacctaaccctaacccttgttCCACACTTAGATAACAGTTATGCTTGGTATTTCTATTCCAACAATTCCCCCTTTTGCTAGTCTATGACCACATAGTATATGAAAATGTACTGACTACGTCATTGAATACAATCCTTTGTGGTTTAAGTAGACGTTATATTAattgacaaatgaaaaaaaactaaacaaaacctATCATTAGCTGTTTGTACGAGGCATCCTGAGGTGATGAGCAAGCTGTGGGGAATTACAACATATTATTTACAATCTACTACTGTCTTCGTCTGTATTGATGTACTCATTATAAGGCAGAACACAGTGAGGAAGTGGGAACAGGTTGGTCAGTCCTGGGAGGTTGTTGCATGACGAGGGAAACCATTGGATGTGACACAGAGTTATCAGTAGCTCTCACAGCTGAACCTCTGACACGGGGAAGGATATAACATCCACATAAGACTAGAAGCACAGCCACAATTTTAACAACTATTAATGGAATCAGCACAGTCTTCCATTTATCAATCCAGTCCCTAAACGATATAGAAGTTCCAGAATTGGCTCCCATTGTGTCTCGAATGGCTTTCATTCTTCTGATTACTTCACTGATTGAGTCACCAGGAGTGTTGTCCGTACAACATGAGTCACCAAACATCACGATTGCGAACATTGTCAGGAAACACAATGAACCTCTTAGGCTGCACCAGCCTGGGCTTCTGAAGAGGTGCCATCTGCGTTCCATCGTTGATCCCTCGTTGGTGACACAGAGTTTCAATCTGCACGTGCAGGGCGCTGTTTCACCTCTTACTGTCCTGAGCCTTTGTTCTGGGTTCTTCCTTCAGTAACTGGTGTGAATCCAGGTGGCTTTCTCATCTACCTTAACTGCCGTCTTTGTGATGAGCAGCACTTGGAACGGACCACTGTATCACCCGTTTCCACTGGCGTCTTCTGAACTCTTTGATGAGTGACCAGTCTCCTGGTTTCAGGTTATGGAGTACTGCAGTAGCTGATGGCAGTGTGTCCTTTATCTGTGAATGCAATGCTGACAGGGAAGCAGAGGGGTTCTGGTCATCACATGTGGCAGTTATCAGGGGTATAACAGGCTTAACTGGCCCTATTCCTGTCTGAGGAAGTCTTCCATACACTATCTCAAAAGCTGTTAACCCATGCTTATTTCTAATTAGCAGGAGCATGTGAAAAAGCACAAAGAGAGACCGGTTTCTGCAGTCTGCAGAGATCACACATAAAACTGCCAACCCCCAGACCCAATAATGAACTCTGTGCAATAATGACTGTCAATACTGTCATGTCTCATTGcctcttattatttatttatttatctatctacattttaaaccatatttcacattttatgggtatgaatgtgtatgtggtcgTGGGTGTGGGTGAGATGTGATTGCCTTGTGCGCCTGTGTATTAGTGTTATGTGCATATatcttatttatcattttattttatatttttattctgcatT
This genomic interval from Scomber scombrus chromosome 11, fScoSco1.1, whole genome shotgun sequence contains the following:
- the fitm1l gene encoding fat storage-inducing transmembrane protein 1 isoform X1; its protein translation is MTERGAEKLQFGDGRYSEATTLGPVATAVWNLVAVVAFLQKSHTEAANDNSTTEHRKETRGNQPNKMILNTVLVVLTDLAAHILGSKLFRQQFHLLLSAVLMFGPGLSLWVSQHSVFAKKTHFLYRIFLRSGWGWTCIFVGSFLFLLSFSIRRSLSLSIRHLSRLGIAGGLWLCFCKLLDLLENATGSCYETLANSQEITNGQPLLVLREGEIKSECLRAGMLWRGYEVSEDVFLLCLCCLLLAEETAVFGPYLSLGGFSDAPLRILFLFCVLLLWLWIFLLLCLLAYFPQFPTQLLGGALGCLSWRLLYQGWYRLGPSWYCPGRPGMGLLNTKTEANEDGQLSQNHN
- the fitm1l gene encoding fat storage-inducing transmembrane protein 1 isoform X2; this encodes MILNTVLVVLTDLAAHILGSKLFRQQFHLLLSAVLMFGPGLSLWVSQHSVFAKKTHFLYRIFLRSGWGWTCIFVGSFLFLLSFSIRRSLSLSIRHLSRLGIAGGLWLCFCKLLDLLENATGSCYETLANSQEITNGQPLLVLREGEIKSECLRAGMLWRGYEVSEDVFLLCLCCLLLAEETAVFGPYLSLGGFSDAPLRILFLFCVLLLWLWIFLLLCLLAYFPQFPTQLLGGALGCLSWRLLYQGWYRLGPSWYCPGRPGMGLLNTKTEANEDGQLSQNHN